In the genome of Myxococcus stipitatus, one region contains:
- a CDS encoding ABC transporter ATP-binding protein, translating to MNVTNSAPAIEVSNLRKTYRRAFRKTGSIALQGMDLVVPRGSAFGLIGPNGAGKTTFIKSILGIVQPTEGTVRVLGGSPEDARIRARIGYLPERLHLPGSWTPTAFLAMVGRLKSLPPDAAGDLRLLERVGLSDAVSRKIGGYSKGMRQRLGLAAALIGKPELLVLDEPTDGIDPMGRMEVRRILQEEVQRGTTLFLNSHLLAETERICDRVAILAQGRVVREGRLDELVRGESRWIARFAPGASAEGLTGAGFVPARADGLYHVEAPDPAALNAALDRARASGALLVELRRDGMDLEAVLLGTMGAEQVRAEVAA from the coding sequence GTGAACGTGACAAACAGCGCGCCAGCCATCGAAGTCAGCAACCTGCGGAAGACGTATCGCCGCGCCTTCCGGAAGACCGGCAGCATCGCCCTTCAGGGCATGGACCTGGTCGTTCCGAGAGGCAGCGCCTTTGGCCTCATCGGGCCGAACGGCGCCGGCAAGACGACCTTCATCAAGAGCATCCTGGGCATCGTCCAGCCCACCGAGGGCACGGTGCGCGTGCTCGGAGGCTCCCCCGAGGATGCCCGGATTCGCGCGCGCATCGGCTACCTGCCGGAGCGGCTGCACCTGCCCGGCTCGTGGACCCCCACCGCGTTCCTCGCCATGGTGGGCCGGCTCAAGAGCCTGCCTCCCGACGCCGCGGGCGACCTGCGGCTCCTGGAGCGGGTGGGCCTCTCCGACGCCGTGTCGCGCAAGATTGGCGGCTACTCCAAGGGCATGCGGCAGCGGCTGGGATTGGCCGCGGCGCTCATCGGCAAGCCGGAGCTGCTGGTGCTGGACGAGCCCACGGACGGCATCGACCCGATGGGCCGCATGGAGGTGCGGCGCATCCTCCAGGAGGAGGTCCAGCGAGGCACGACGCTCTTCCTGAACTCACACCTGCTCGCGGAGACCGAACGCATCTGCGACCGCGTCGCCATCCTGGCGCAGGGGCGCGTGGTGCGAGAGGGCCGCCTGGACGAGCTGGTGCGGGGTGAGTCGCGGTGGATTGCCCGCTTCGCGCCGGGAGCCAGCGCGGAGGGCCTGACGGGTGCGGGCTTCGTGCCGGCCCGAGCCGATGGCCTGTATCACGTGGAGGCCCCGGACCCGGCGGCGCTCAACGCGGCGCTGGACCGGGCGAGGGCCAGTGGCGCGCTGCTGGTGGAGCTGCGGCGGGACGGAATGGACTTGGAGGCGGTGTTGCTGGGAACCATGGGCGCCGAGCAGGTGCGGGCAGAGGTGGCGGCATGA
- the hemB gene encoding porphobilinogen synthase, translating into MAHPVHRPRRLRRSPVLREMVRETRLDPGDFIYPLFVVEGRDVRRPIASMPGIFNLSVEHAVAEARLAKSLGVPSVILFGIPDHKDARGTQAYARDGIVQRAIREIKAAEPDLQVIADVCLCEYTDHGHCGVLEEGHVVNDATLPLLAQMSVTCAQAGADIIAPSDMMDGRVGAIRRALDEVRLTDIPILSYAAKYASGYYGPFREAAQSTPKSGDRRGYQMDPGNVREALKEVALDVEEGADMLMVKPALAYLDVIRAVRERLDLPLAAYNVSGEYAMLKAAGQNGWIDYERVMLETLTGIKRAGADLIITYHALEAAKLL; encoded by the coding sequence ATGGCCCATCCCGTCCACCGCCCCCGCCGCCTGCGCCGTTCTCCCGTCCTGCGAGAGATGGTGCGCGAAACGCGGCTCGACCCGGGGGACTTCATCTACCCCCTCTTCGTCGTGGAAGGCCGGGACGTGCGCCGTCCCATCGCCTCCATGCCGGGCATCTTCAACCTGTCGGTGGAGCACGCGGTGGCGGAGGCCCGCCTGGCGAAGTCCCTGGGCGTGCCCTCCGTCATCCTCTTCGGCATTCCCGACCACAAGGATGCCCGGGGCACGCAGGCCTACGCGCGCGACGGAATCGTCCAGCGCGCCATCCGGGAGATCAAGGCCGCCGAGCCGGACCTCCAGGTCATCGCCGACGTGTGCCTCTGCGAGTACACGGACCATGGCCACTGCGGCGTGCTGGAGGAGGGCCACGTCGTCAACGACGCCACGCTGCCCCTGCTCGCGCAGATGTCCGTCACCTGCGCGCAGGCCGGCGCGGACATCATCGCCCCCTCGGACATGATGGACGGGCGGGTGGGGGCCATCCGCCGCGCGCTCGACGAGGTGCGCCTGACGGATATCCCCATCCTCTCCTACGCGGCCAAGTACGCCTCCGGCTACTACGGCCCCTTCCGCGAGGCCGCCCAGAGCACCCCCAAGTCCGGCGACCGCCGGGGCTACCAGATGGACCCGGGCAACGTGCGGGAAGCCCTCAAGGAGGTGGCGCTGGACGTGGAGGAGGGGGCCGACATGCTCATGGTCAAGCCGGCGCTGGCCTACCTGGACGTCATCCGAGCGGTGCGGGAGCGCCTCGACCTGCCCCTGGCCGCCTACAACGTCTCTGGCGAGTACGCCATGCTCAAGGCCGCCGGACAGAATGGTTGGATTGACTACGAACGGGTGATGCTGGAGACGCTCACCGGCATCAAGCGGGCGGGGGCCGACCTCATCATCACCTACCACGCGCTGGAAGCCGCGAAGCTCCTGTAG
- a CDS encoding RDD family protein → MAASRGGGRALRLVVHDAEPGSPYPKASLWLRLGARIVDVAVAWGLYVVCGAAGSVVALLFLLLADGMIQGQSVGKRIFGVKVMHLPTRSAARHRDSTLRNAPLALIVLLGMMPAPLGAVAAVAGLVVIGGIEAWRVLRDPLGWRLGDTWAQTQVVDGKVVAGATVAARDPVAHQRAPGRLMSAAKVRRGRSLKKRRGLPCASR, encoded by the coding sequence ATGGCGGCCAGCCGAGGAGGTGGGCGCGCGCTGCGGCTGGTGGTGCATGACGCCGAGCCGGGCTCGCCCTATCCGAAGGCCTCGCTGTGGCTGCGGCTGGGCGCGCGCATCGTCGACGTGGCGGTGGCGTGGGGCCTGTACGTGGTGTGTGGCGCCGCGGGCTCGGTCGTCGCGCTGCTGTTCCTGCTGCTCGCGGACGGGATGATCCAGGGCCAGAGCGTGGGCAAGCGCATCTTCGGCGTGAAGGTGATGCACCTGCCGACGCGCTCGGCGGCGCGGCACCGCGACAGCACGCTTCGCAACGCACCGCTGGCGCTCATCGTGCTGCTGGGAATGATGCCGGCGCCGCTGGGCGCGGTGGCGGCCGTCGCGGGGCTGGTGGTGATTGGCGGCATCGAGGCGTGGCGCGTGCTGAGAGACCCGCTTGGTTGGCGGCTCGGCGACACGTGGGCCCAGACGCAGGTGGTGGATGGGAAGGTTGTGGCCGGCGCAACCGTTGCAGCTCGCGACCCGGTGGCGCACCAGCGTGCGCCGGGGCGGCTCATGTCCGCGGCGAAAGTCCGTCGCGGTCGTTCGTTGAAGAAGAGAAGGGGGCTCCCGTGCGCATCGCGCTGA
- a CDS encoding D-alanine--D-alanine ligase family protein — protein MRIALTHNLRLSDSEEEAEFDTQETVNALAAAIERLGHRLERFEVSGPASRTVARLEAYSPDLIFNTAEGRRGRFREAFYPALFDELGFPYTGSDPYALAVTLDKQLTKLVLSKQGIRTPGWQYVEKLNELVAENLRFPVIVKPNFEGSSKGITQDSIAETLDEVRLKVASALEKYPSGVLVEEFIPGRDLTVPFLAAVDNDYDGVLTPVEYVVDPAVTAGRRYAIYDYELKTKKENAVSVLAPARIPARTAEDIRKMAQKIYKALDCRDLGRIDFRLSDAGVPYFLEINALPSLEPGAGIYASAELDGLHLDGVINSIIQSAARRYKIKDSARRQGKPARKTGPLRVGFTYNVKRVKPSAHGESVEDSEAEYDSPNTLQAIREAIASWGHEVIDLEATAELPTVLSSTPLDIVFNIAEGFKGRNRESQVPAMLELLDIPYTGSDPATLSIALDKALAKKIVRQAGILTPNFQLMATGKERLNKEFTTFPLIVKPVAEGSSKGVVTKSVCHSEAELREVVREIASKYQQPALIEEYIGGREFTVGLLGERRPRVLPPMEIVFLDKAEKNPVYSFQHKLDWTDRIRYDAPAKLEPALLEKLRTAARSSFMALGCRDVARIDFRMDDKGRIYFIECNPLPGLTPGWSDLVLIAQGAGMDYRALIGEIMAPAIRRYKEREARRAATEHASTVIHKVASLDEPGAMSAPAPSASAPPAASPHSNGGNGNGNTGAAGAASSEGAPRIEAKA, from the coding sequence GTGCGCATCGCGCTGACCCACAATCTCAGGTTGTCTGATTCGGAAGAGGAAGCGGAGTTCGACACCCAGGAGACGGTCAACGCGCTGGCCGCGGCCATCGAGCGGCTGGGGCACCGGTTGGAGCGCTTCGAGGTGAGTGGTCCCGCCTCGCGCACCGTGGCGCGGCTGGAGGCCTACAGCCCGGACCTCATCTTCAACACGGCGGAGGGACGCCGGGGCCGCTTCCGCGAGGCGTTCTATCCCGCGCTCTTCGACGAGCTGGGCTTCCCGTACACCGGCTCGGACCCGTACGCGCTGGCGGTGACGTTGGACAAGCAGCTCACCAAGCTGGTGCTGTCCAAGCAGGGCATCCGCACGCCGGGCTGGCAGTACGTGGAGAAGCTCAACGAGCTGGTCGCGGAGAACCTGCGCTTCCCCGTCATCGTGAAGCCCAACTTCGAGGGCTCCTCCAAGGGCATCACCCAGGACTCCATCGCGGAGACCCTGGACGAGGTGCGCCTGAAGGTCGCCTCCGCGCTGGAGAAGTACCCGTCGGGTGTCCTGGTGGAGGAGTTCATCCCGGGCCGTGACTTGACGGTGCCCTTCCTGGCGGCGGTGGACAACGACTACGACGGCGTGCTGACGCCGGTGGAGTACGTGGTGGACCCGGCCGTCACCGCGGGTCGCCGGTACGCCATCTACGACTACGAGCTGAAGACGAAGAAGGAGAACGCCGTCTCCGTGCTCGCGCCCGCCCGGATTCCCGCCCGCACGGCGGAGGACATCCGGAAGATGGCGCAGAAGATCTACAAGGCGCTCGACTGCCGCGACCTGGGTCGCATCGACTTCCGGCTCAGCGACGCGGGCGTGCCGTACTTCCTGGAGATCAACGCGCTGCCCAGCCTGGAGCCGGGCGCGGGCATCTACGCCTCCGCGGAGCTGGACGGGCTGCACCTGGACGGGGTCATCAACTCCATCATCCAGAGCGCGGCGCGGCGGTACAAGATCAAGGACTCCGCGCGGCGGCAGGGCAAGCCCGCGCGCAAGACGGGGCCGCTGCGGGTGGGCTTCACGTACAACGTGAAGCGCGTGAAGCCCAGCGCGCATGGGGAGTCGGTGGAGGACAGCGAGGCGGAGTACGACTCGCCCAACACCCTCCAGGCCATCCGCGAGGCGATTGCGTCCTGGGGCCACGAGGTCATCGACCTGGAGGCCACCGCGGAGCTGCCCACGGTGCTGTCCAGCACGCCGCTGGATATCGTCTTCAACATCGCCGAGGGCTTCAAGGGCCGCAACCGCGAGAGCCAGGTGCCCGCGATGCTGGAGCTGCTGGACATCCCGTACACGGGCAGCGACCCGGCCACGCTCTCGATTGCGTTGGACAAGGCGCTGGCGAAGAAGATCGTCCGTCAGGCGGGCATCCTCACGCCCAACTTCCAGCTCATGGCCACGGGCAAGGAGCGGCTCAACAAGGAGTTCACCACCTTCCCGCTCATCGTGAAGCCGGTGGCGGAGGGCAGCTCCAAGGGCGTCGTCACCAAGAGCGTCTGCCACAGCGAGGCGGAGCTGCGCGAGGTGGTGCGGGAGATCGCCAGCAAGTACCAGCAGCCCGCGCTCATCGAGGAGTACATCGGCGGGCGTGAGTTCACCGTGGGCCTGCTCGGGGAGCGCCGTCCTCGCGTGCTGCCGCCCATGGAGATCGTGTTCCTGGACAAGGCCGAGAAGAACCCGGTCTACAGCTTCCAGCACAAGCTCGATTGGACGGACCGCATCCGCTACGACGCGCCCGCCAAGCTGGAGCCCGCGCTGCTGGAGAAGCTGCGCACGGCCGCGCGCAGCTCGTTCATGGCGCTGGGGTGCCGCGATGTCGCGCGCATCGACTTCCGCATGGACGACAAGGGGCGCATCTACTTCATCGAGTGCAACCCGCTGCCGGGCCTCACGCCGGGCTGGAGCGACCTGGTGCTCATCGCCCAGGGCGCCGGCATGGACTACCGCGCGCTCATCGGCGAAATCATGGCGCCCGCCATCCGCCGCTACAAGGAACGCGAGGCTCGCCGCGCCGCGACCGAGCACGCCTCCACCGTGATTCACAAGGTGGCCTCGCTGGATGAGCCGGGGGCGATGTCCGCGCCCGCTCCGTCCGCCAGCGCGCCGCCCGCCGCGAGCCCTCACAGCAACGGTGGCAACGGCAATGGCAACACCGGCGCCGCGGGGGCCGCGTCCTCCGAGGGTGCTCCGCGCATCGAAGCCAAGGCCTGA
- a CDS encoding P1 family peptidase — protein MVHIPEYNGPRVRARELGLPLGRFKPGKYNAITDVEGILVGHCTLIQGEGPLRPGHGPVRTGVTAILPNNGNIFMERMTGGGFVLNGAGEVSGMTQLMEWGLIETPILLTNTMAVGAVSDGVARHLVERYPGIGDEHDVIIPIVGECDDSWLNDISGRHVREEHVYEAIRNAATGPVAEGNVGGGTGMVTCDFKGGIGTASRKLPEVMGGYTLGVLVMSNFGKMHNLRVGGLPVGEVLAEKFKGAPKRGTTYGSIIAVVATDAPLLSHQINRLCKRVGLGIGRVGSYAAHGSGEIVVGFSTANIIPRRTQKMVYKLKLLLDQRLDPLYEAVMEATEEAILNAMCMATSMTGANGNHCPALPLDEVRNFVDACKPIFASVKKRPHQSSAPASREKPTDEDREGEVTVSTARPTQVRGAEGIPFPTRPAPEVEPGGEPGAEQASSTPLKGSSSGSPSGSDS, from the coding sequence ATGGTGCACATCCCCGAGTACAACGGACCGCGGGTTCGCGCCCGAGAGCTGGGACTTCCCTTGGGGCGCTTCAAGCCCGGGAAGTACAACGCCATCACCGATGTGGAAGGCATCCTCGTGGGCCACTGCACCCTCATCCAGGGTGAAGGCCCCCTGCGGCCGGGCCACGGGCCGGTGCGCACGGGTGTGACGGCCATCCTGCCGAACAACGGCAACATCTTCATGGAGCGGATGACGGGCGGCGGCTTCGTGCTCAACGGCGCGGGCGAGGTCTCCGGCATGACGCAGCTCATGGAGTGGGGGCTCATCGAGACGCCCATCCTGCTGACGAACACCATGGCGGTGGGCGCGGTGTCGGACGGCGTGGCGCGCCACCTGGTGGAGCGCTACCCGGGCATCGGCGACGAGCACGACGTCATCATCCCCATCGTCGGCGAGTGCGACGACTCCTGGCTCAACGACATCTCCGGCCGGCACGTGCGCGAGGAGCATGTCTACGAAGCCATCCGCAACGCGGCCACGGGCCCGGTGGCGGAGGGCAACGTGGGTGGCGGCACCGGCATGGTGACGTGCGACTTCAAGGGCGGCATTGGCACCGCGTCCCGCAAGCTCCCGGAGGTGATGGGCGGCTACACCCTGGGCGTCCTGGTGATGTCCAACTTCGGGAAGATGCACAACCTGCGCGTCGGCGGGCTCCCGGTGGGGGAGGTGCTGGCGGAGAAGTTCAAGGGGGCTCCCAAGCGCGGCACCACCTACGGCTCCATCATCGCGGTGGTGGCCACGGACGCGCCGCTGCTGAGCCATCAAATCAACCGCTTGTGCAAGCGCGTGGGCCTGGGCATCGGCCGGGTGGGCAGCTACGCGGCGCACGGCTCGGGGGAAATCGTGGTGGGCTTCTCCACCGCGAACATCATCCCGCGTCGCACCCAGAAGATGGTCTACAAGCTGAAGCTCCTCCTGGACCAGCGGCTGGACCCCCTCTACGAGGCGGTGATGGAGGCCACCGAGGAGGCCATCCTCAACGCCATGTGCATGGCCACGTCCATGACGGGCGCCAACGGGAACCACTGCCCGGCGCTCCCCCTGGACGAGGTCCGCAACTTCGTGGACGCCTGCAAGCCCATCTTCGCCTCGGTGAAGAAGCGTCCCCACCAGAGCAGCGCCCCGGCCTCCCGGGAGAAGCCCACGGACGAGGACCGGGAGGGGGAGGTCACCGTGTCCACCGCCCGACCCACCCAGGTCCGGGGGGCGGAGGGGATTCCCTTCCCGACACGTCCGGCCCCCGAGGTGGAACCCGGGGGGGAGCCTGGGGCCGAGCAGGCCTCTTCGACACCTTTGAAGGGTTCCTCTTCCGGGAGCCCTTCGGGTTCTGATAGTTAA
- a CDS encoding AI-2E family transporter: MADSRRWSNYGFAALFALVLMLFSRILLPFLMPVLLGGFLVVLFMPVQDYLCQKSRGRKALCAGLSTLTVFLLILAPLALVGWLVAREVLHVVGRAQDLLEQLDVGHWLGGVLPRGVSRFIRFDLESSHAERSLMAAVAGGASLLKDVVGAGTELAINMFLMTVAMYYFFLDGRRLVSEVTALIPLERRYLDAFAREFTDVAYAMVYGNTITALIQGAVGFVGLLIAGVPHAGVWGAAMVLVALVPVGGTALVWGPIGLVLIAVGKVSEGVFLLAWGTLLVGSIDNVIRPRLCGSRMALHPLLVFLSMFGGLAVFGMMGLLVGPLIASLFMAMVRIYRRDFLGRGRSEGESPTAVRLDPPLGNAPPVVAASAPANA, translated from the coding sequence GTGGCTGATTCGCGGCGGTGGTCGAACTATGGGTTCGCGGCGCTGTTTGCGCTCGTGCTGATGCTGTTCTCCAGGATTCTGTTGCCGTTCCTGATGCCTGTCTTGCTGGGCGGCTTCCTGGTGGTCCTCTTCATGCCGGTGCAGGACTACCTGTGCCAGAAGTCACGGGGCCGCAAGGCCTTGTGCGCGGGGCTTTCGACCCTCACGGTGTTCCTGCTCATCCTCGCGCCGCTGGCCCTGGTGGGGTGGCTGGTGGCGCGCGAGGTGCTCCACGTCGTGGGGCGCGCGCAGGACCTGCTGGAGCAGCTCGACGTGGGGCACTGGCTGGGGGGCGTGCTCCCCAGGGGCGTGAGTCGCTTCATCCGCTTCGACCTCGAGAGCAGCCACGCGGAGCGCTCGCTGATGGCGGCAGTGGCGGGAGGCGCGTCGCTGTTGAAGGACGTCGTGGGGGCGGGCACGGAGCTGGCCATCAACATGTTCCTGATGACGGTGGCCATGTACTACTTCTTCCTCGATGGTCGCCGGCTGGTGTCGGAGGTAACGGCGCTGATTCCGCTCGAGCGTCGCTACCTCGATGCCTTCGCGCGGGAGTTCACCGACGTCGCCTACGCGATGGTCTACGGCAACACCATCACCGCGCTCATCCAGGGGGCGGTGGGGTTCGTGGGCTTGCTCATTGCCGGGGTGCCACACGCCGGGGTGTGGGGGGCCGCCATGGTGCTGGTGGCGCTGGTGCCGGTGGGGGGCACGGCCCTGGTCTGGGGACCCATTGGCCTGGTGCTCATCGCGGTGGGGAAGGTGAGCGAGGGCGTGTTCCTGCTGGCGTGGGGCACCCTGCTGGTGGGGAGCATCGACAACGTCATCCGTCCCCGGCTGTGCGGCTCGCGCATGGCGCTGCATCCGCTGCTCGTCTTCCTCTCCATGTTCGGCGGGCTGGCGGTGTTCGGGATGATGGGTCTGTTGGTGGGGCCGCTCATCGCGTCGCTCTTCATGGCGATGGTGCGCATCTACCGGCGCGACTTCCTGGGGCGGGGCCGCTCGGAAGGCGAGTCGCCCACGGCGGTGAGGTTGGATCCACCCCTGGGGAATGCACCTCCGGTGGTGGCGGCCTCGGCGCCCGCGAACGCGTGA
- a CDS encoding nucleotidyl transferase AbiEii/AbiGii toxin family protein has translation MNPDDLPLHSAVAVLRRLARSPDASALVLRGGLMMRLWSGTVPRRVEDLDFLATFPFDVPRTLRLVEQVLSVDVEDGYSFGALRSEVIWEETDFPGVRLHVETRWPGGASSFELRIDIGFGDETVPPPVWLDYPSTDGAPAHVLAVRPESMFAWKVHGLFERGKGRFRPKDLFDVFLLIRFASLEAPLLAPALRLAFDSRSDSLDLMERLASGTFGQSPWSLEKWARFRAPQPEGRPEHLADVVQAVSHALLPVWEAARALPPPEPSRVSTTR, from the coding sequence ATGAACCCCGACGATCTTCCGCTCCACTCGGCCGTTGCGGTGCTGCGACGGCTCGCCCGCTCGCCGGATGCATCAGCCCTGGTCCTTCGGGGCGGGCTGATGATGCGCCTTTGGAGCGGCACCGTGCCTCGCAGGGTCGAGGACCTCGACTTCCTCGCGACCTTCCCGTTCGATGTCCCTCGGACACTGCGGCTCGTGGAGCAGGTCTTGAGCGTTGACGTCGAGGACGGCTACTCCTTCGGCGCGCTTCGCTCCGAGGTCATCTGGGAGGAGACCGACTTCCCCGGCGTGCGCCTCCATGTCGAGACACGATGGCCCGGTGGCGCCTCCTCCTTCGAGCTCCGCATCGACATCGGCTTCGGCGACGAGACAGTGCCTCCGCCCGTCTGGCTCGACTATCCGTCGACCGATGGCGCCCCTGCACATGTGCTCGCCGTCCGCCCCGAGTCGATGTTCGCGTGGAAGGTCCACGGACTCTTCGAGCGAGGCAAGGGCCGCTTCCGCCCCAAGGACCTCTTCGACGTGTTCCTCCTCATCCGCTTCGCGTCACTCGAGGCGCCCCTGCTCGCGCCCGCGCTGCGGCTCGCCTTCGACTCGCGAAGCGACTCCCTGGACCTGATGGAGCGGCTGGCCTCCGGCACGTTCGGCCAGAGCCCTTGGAGCCTGGAGAAGTGGGCGCGCTTCCGAGCCCCTCAACCCGAGGGACGGCCCGAGCACCTCGCCGACGTCGTCCAGGCCGTCAGCCACGCGCTCCTGCCGGTGTGGGAAGCAGCGCGCGCCCTGCCCCCACCTGAGCCCTCCCGCGTCAGTACGACGCGGTGA
- a CDS encoding non-canonical purine NTP pyrophosphatase, producing the protein MTRAILVTGNRHKADEVIRLLAGIDITWRKIPLPGVEDDALTAPLDLASVAKHKVLAAFAKLDAPCIVETTALELEGGESFSGARFKQELLARGARDFFAEHGGRRGRTRVAVAYSADGDPDHVQIFEGAISGSLLTQPRGEGGYGWDSAWLPDGYQRTLGEMEGNKFFVNMRHRPYLELADLLRPLSPGGAYEAHLTISARSEEDLERFRAFCDAASVKCIFIELGRGAEPFQPMTASYHHGTLRHAQEEVRGMARALAGQGFDVTRMKLEALGKNRDMPEDDAAARAQPANYFEFHVKVLLPASGGDLDALQARCTRHGAHLSRNARKVREDGAAERFVTLRAYGLGRANADARFTALLEDLAGLGYPLTQRLREYTVYDSNHGLDRGWLDGTP; encoded by the coding sequence GTGACTCGGGCCATTCTCGTCACCGGCAACCGCCACAAGGCCGATGAGGTCATCCGCCTCCTGGCGGGCATCGACATCACCTGGCGGAAGATCCCCCTCCCTGGCGTCGAGGACGACGCGCTCACCGCGCCGCTCGACCTGGCCTCGGTCGCGAAGCACAAGGTGCTGGCGGCCTTCGCGAAGCTCGATGCTCCGTGCATCGTGGAGACCACGGCGCTGGAGCTGGAGGGTGGCGAGTCCTTTTCGGGTGCGCGCTTCAAGCAGGAGCTGCTGGCGCGTGGAGCGCGGGACTTCTTCGCGGAGCATGGTGGCCGACGGGGGCGCACTCGCGTGGCGGTGGCCTACTCCGCGGATGGGGATCCCGACCACGTCCAGATTTTCGAGGGAGCCATCTCCGGCTCGCTGCTCACCCAGCCTCGTGGCGAGGGTGGGTATGGCTGGGACAGTGCGTGGCTGCCCGATGGATATCAGCGAACGCTTGGCGAGATGGAGGGGAACAAGTTCTTCGTGAACATGCGGCACAGGCCCTACCTGGAGCTGGCGGACCTGCTGCGTCCCCTCTCTCCTGGTGGCGCGTACGAGGCGCACCTCACCATCTCCGCGCGCTCCGAGGAGGACCTCGAGCGCTTCCGCGCGTTCTGCGACGCGGCCTCGGTGAAGTGCATCTTCATCGAGCTGGGCCGAGGCGCTGAGCCCTTCCAGCCCATGACGGCCTCGTATCACCACGGCACGCTCCGGCACGCGCAGGAGGAAGTGAGGGGGATGGCGCGTGCGCTCGCGGGCCAGGGCTTCGACGTGACGCGCATGAAGCTGGAGGCGCTGGGGAAGAATCGCGACATGCCCGAGGACGACGCCGCGGCGCGTGCGCAGCCCGCCAACTACTTCGAGTTCCACGTGAAGGTCCTCCTGCCCGCGAGCGGTGGTGACCTGGACGCGCTCCAGGCGCGCTGCACGCGGCACGGTGCGCACCTGTCACGGAACGCGCGCAAGGTGCGTGAGGACGGAGCCGCCGAGCGCTTCGTCACCTTGCGCGCCTACGGGCTCGGCCGAGCCAACGCCGACGCGCGCTTCACCGCGCTGCTCGAGGACCTCGCGGGCTTGGGCTATCCGCTCACGCAGCGGCTGCGCGAGTACACCGTCTACGACTCCAACCACGGCCTGGACCGAGGCTGGTTGGATGGCACGCCATGA
- a CDS encoding RNA ligase family protein produces MNLSDPELRPLGRKAYGSIPHLPGSRTGPADRHLPPALARVCTEQVRDARDHVVVLEKLDGSCVAAARQGDTLLALGREGRLAAHSPNEARRLWADWVAAHSERFMAVLKPGEWLVGEWLALAHSTRYALTHEPFVAFDLMSQGQRLPWTQVTERLRVADFVTPGLVHEGGPLDIASAMSRLQPRGFHHALDSVEGAVWRLERRDGSGVRVDFLAKYVRRDKVDGGLLPENTGRPAHWNWRPEASPSKEVLP; encoded by the coding sequence GTGAACCTCTCCGACCCCGAGCTCCGTCCGCTGGGCCGCAAGGCCTACGGCTCGATTCCGCACCTGCCAGGTTCGCGGACCGGCCCCGCGGACAGGCACCTTCCTCCCGCGCTCGCGCGTGTCTGCACCGAGCAGGTGCGTGATGCCCGAGACCATGTCGTCGTCCTGGAGAAGCTGGACGGGTCCTGTGTCGCCGCCGCGCGACAGGGTGACACGCTCCTCGCGCTGGGTCGCGAGGGACGGCTGGCCGCACACTCTCCCAACGAAGCCCGCAGGCTCTGGGCGGACTGGGTCGCGGCCCACTCGGAGCGATTCATGGCCGTGTTGAAGCCTGGCGAGTGGCTCGTGGGCGAGTGGCTCGCGCTGGCGCACAGCACCCGCTATGCGCTCACCCATGAGCCCTTCGTTGCCTTCGACTTGATGAGCCAGGGACAGCGCCTGCCGTGGACCCAGGTGACCGAGCGCCTGCGGGTCGCGGACTTCGTCACCCCGGGCCTGGTTCACGAAGGGGGGCCGCTGGATATCGCGTCCGCGATGTCTCGCCTCCAGCCGCGGGGGTTCCATCACGCCCTGGACTCGGTGGAGGGCGCGGTGTGGCGACTCGAGCGACGGGACGGCTCGGGTGTCAGGGTGGATTTCCTGGCCAAGTATGTCCGCCGCGACAAGGTGGACGGGGGCCTGCTTCCAGAGAACACCGGGCGCCCCGCCCATTGGAACTGGCGCCCCGAAGCGTCCCCATCAAAGGAAGTGCTCCCGTGA
- a CDS encoding Carotenogenesis protein CarS: MKRDVEGAPVHIGDRVTVVPDSTDGTISPGFLGRTGTVVALVYDDPIQQYPTDPLIQVRVDGLGDDLFFLDELVSDRVRPRERVRSPRTRSQRLQ, encoded by the coding sequence GTGAAGCGAGACGTGGAAGGTGCCCCCGTGCACATCGGAGACCGCGTCACCGTCGTCCCCGATTCGACGGATGGCACCATCAGCCCGGGCTTCCTCGGCCGCACCGGCACCGTCGTGGCGCTCGTCTACGATGACCCCATCCAGCAGTACCCCACGGACCCGCTCATCCAGGTCCGTGTGGATGGGTTGGGCGATGACCTCTTCTTCCTCGACGAGCTGGTCTCGGACCGGGTGCGGCCGCGCGAGCGCGTGCGGTCCCCACGCACGCGGTCCCAGCGCTTGCAGTAG